A region of the Mytilus galloprovincialis chromosome 1, xbMytGall1.hap1.1, whole genome shotgun sequence genome:
GCCTTGTCAATTGTGCTTACGGAGGGAAGAAACATAAGCGTCATAACAATTTGTTAATTAGACACAATACATTTAAGAAAGATTATGCAATTATTTAAATTAGTATCGAAACACAGACTCCTAATAAGCCAATATCCTCAAATACTAGGAGACCaccaggaaaggtatcactgcaGTTCTTTAAAACTGAATTAAGCCTATATAACTTATCTGAGTACGGAGCAGTATTCTGGATTAATCATAATCAGAGCTCTGCAATCgaagatttttaaaacaaatttaaaggttgtataacaaatgtataacaaCTTTTTTACGCGAGGGACTTTTTAAcgcaaaaaaatatcaaataaaagataACTAACCCCGGCTCCATGCGATTACATAAACTTTACAATTTTCCAGCACTGCATTTTTCTTAAAACTAGGTGAACGTCATAAAGATAAAGGTGGATATCGGGGATTTACAGTACAAAACAGAAACAACAACAGAAAATAGCAATACATTTGTCATGGTAGTTGGAATATTAGCCGCTGGAGTAGTTGTAACTATTATCATTGGCATTTCGGCTGTTTTAGTTTTAAGGAGAAAGAAGACTAAAGCTGCCAATGAATTCAAAATGGAATTAATAGCAAAAGCAGAAATGATACAACAAGCTAGAAGAAAAGGTAAATAGTTTATTCTTATAACAGCAGTTTTATTATATgcaaaataataaatacaaaaataaataaaaaatatgttcaaatatAAGACGCAATTTGCACTTAGAACTCATTTTTACTTAAAACATATCCAAGGCGTATACTTTTTTACATTAGATAcgcgttttttttaaataacactcGGTCATCGGTGGTGATCCAAACAGTTGTTAAGAATCGGGGACTGTGTCAAAGAGGGAAAACGGCCCAATGCCATAAGGTTTTCAACGTAGCGAAAATTGTCGCATCCGGAGGCGGGCTTCTGCTGGTgcttaaaagaaaatatatgctAGCAAAATCGACGTAAAGTTACAATACGACAGTTTGAGTTGTATCCAAATTATTGATAAACACTAGACTAGTACTGTTACAAGTTTCTGTATGTTTCAGGTCTGTCTGAAAGAATAGAAAACTTAAGGTAAATTATACATATTGTTATACATTTAATATGTTTAGATCTGTTTTAGAAGTTATACCAATTCTATTTTCCATTGGTGTTTTACTATACTTATAAGAGATTACATGATATAAAGAGGATtacgtggtatgattgctaataaaTGAGactcttcaaaagagaccaactgacacacatatatattgttaattGATACTCACGGAAACAAATAGCATATAATACTTAAACGGTAAACCTTTGCAACTTAAAttagattaaattaaattaaatcttGTTTCACGCATATGTTTCAATTTCTTTACTGGATTAATTTGTTAACAAATGTGTAAACATACCAATAGCCATGCAATAATAGACAAAGTCACTTATAAATTTCTGTGTAAAACATTTTAAGGATGAAACAGCTAATTAAGTTCgatttttatttctaaaacaacTGGGTAAAGAGagatcaaaatgaaaaatattttgttgttaatGATACTTTCTTATAGGCCATTACTCTGccggtggactattagtccccgagggtatcaccaccccagtagccagtacttcggtactggcatgaaaatacggatttttgtgttatgaaaatttactgtttcaaaatgatagaaattattataaattaaggaatgtatctccctcatgcaaagctctgattcctttcacggatttggctatactttttggaccttttggattacagctcttcatcttttatataagctttggttttcaaatattttggccacgagcatcactaaagagacatgtattgtcgaaatgcgcatctggtgcaagaaaattagtaccgttaattttattagtgGTATATCCTTAACGCTATTTCCAGGAAATTGAATAAATCCAAAAAATTCGAAAATGATAATTAATTCTAGTAATTTTTTGCGTTCCTTTGAATGGttttcaatatacaaatattttgtatgcATACCAAGGCAAATGTATAGAACTCTTACATTTACCATTGATGAtgataaaaacatatttgttatcAATTTCTATTAACacaattatcattttcaattataataataacaattttattttgtcaGGGGAGAAGATGGAGATCCTTATACTGAGCCTGATGAATCAGTATATGACGAAATACATTCAGATGAGGAAAACGCAAATGACGGATATGATGAACTCGGGCAACGATCACCAAAATATCCTTATAATCAGCTTCAACAAAAAAGAGATTATAATCCAAGTCAAGATGAAATAAATGCAGATGACGAATTGCAAACCAATAAACAAAGTGATTATCTAAATATATGTGAAggatatgaaaaacaaatatcacgAAACGATCCATTATTTATTAATCAACTTCAACAGGTGCTGAAAGCAAAAAATAGTGACAAATCttgataaacaaaaacaagagCATATGTTTAGCCGTCTGGTAATGCGATACTTACACTAAATCTCTTAGAGTTTTACTGATTGatactttaaaaaaacataatttaccTCATTGTTTTAATTGGCTTTGATCTCGCTTTCAAAATACTCTTATATTGTTGCTTTTTATTATCTGTAGTTTGTGTGTTAGTTGGCATATTTTTGCTTCGTATCTTATATTAGTGTTGAACCCTTTATGTCAAAGGTCTGTTATAATTGGTTCTGATGTTGTGATGTACTACCACTGTCCCAGGAAGGGGGTTAGGCGCTCAAAACATGTTAACCACGCCGCCTACTTTATGGGATTATCCAAAGTCACGCGCCTGTAATTTAGCGGGTGTGGTTGGTTTATATCTATGAAGCTATAtgtctgccatatttgttttttgacTTCTGTATTTAATATTGGCCGTTCATTTTCTCGTTTACTagtaaattgtttcatatttttcatgctGATGCCTTTCATAAATAACTATACTTTATGGGTCTTCCTCACTGTTGGAACCTCATATATTTGTTTCAATCTGTGCCATTGGAACTTCGAGgaatagttgtctcaatggtaatcatatcacatcttgttacttgtttatatgtacatgtatatataacggATTTGTCTCAAAATGACGATACAAATCTCAAAAGTAAGAGTAGTTTGTTAGTATTAAGATGGATGAGTAATTTACATTAATTTATGACTGCCCATACCTTTCTGTGTAAAACATGTGTATTAACTTCTCAGTATATTAAAATtccatttctttttaaaaaaaagatgtttataaaaacataaagaatcttatatttcaattttattttacttaattatatatgtatgttaaatAAAGAATTCTAAAATAAAACCTATACATGTTATTCTTTTGCGTGTTATTTTGTTCATATTGATGGGTTGCCAAACCTCTAGGACTTTGAAATGAGAAATAGCAATAAAAgcgaagttttatttttatttttttacttggcATGTCCTGATTTTATGTCATGGATTCATACACCTTATCATTTAAATATGGGGAATTTTTTTCCGAAATTGTTGACTCCATGCACTTGGCCGGACGAAGAAAGTATGATTTATAAACactattatataataaaacatcgTATTGTTCAAAATCTTataataaaagcaaaataaataaatcttccTGTGTGTGATTTGCGTAATACATTACGTTTTTGTAGCATTAAATTATGAGCTCCGTACCTAATTTAAAGCGAAGAATAGATGTCGTTTGCCTGCTCGTGCTTTTTCATGGTGTTTGTTGTATTTCTTAAACTATTAGTTCTATTATCTTTTAGACTAGACTTCATTGAAGAATGTGACAAAAGCTTGTGTCATctataggtgtcataccaccaattaaaagtccctttctgttcaaccaaattttgcaattttcacagctttctaaatattttaccttaagtttaacttcatagaaactaggcaTATCCTGGattatacatgtatcagctttcaacatgccaattttcactatacttttaaagccttctaacataAACCTGACCTTtgaacagaggtactccaaaaataacccctggttttctggaaatcttaaattagtatactatggagcgcattaatcctcatttttttaatgcaaactcatagacaagtaaattttgactcaaaatggtctagatatatttctctttcaccaaaagtttcatttctgcaaatttgttggttggTTTAAGTAGACAAGGACATAAAAAGCAcaattttgtgtcagagtagggctactttcacatacgttctaaattggagggagtaattggtggtgtgacactTATATATAAAAATCACAAATATCGCAAAGAAATGTGTACAATAATGTACATTGTAGCTCAATTTCAAGCTTTTTATTTAGTCCTACCAAGAGGTAAAACTTGTCTAATTGACTGaaatagttttgtatatatatacaaaataacgagacgatgtatgattgccaatgaaataacgATCCACCAAACTTCAAATGAAGTGATTGGTCGGAACTATAGACAACCGTATGtccttcaaaaatgagaaaaaataatctgtatagtcggctataaaaggccctgacatgaaaaaAAATGAGACACTTCAATTGAGAGAAGCTAATAGcttaacaaatatcaaaataatttacgGAAAACAGaaatgacagacataaaccaacgacaaccagtGAAATACATGTTCATGACTTGGGACAAACATATAAAGATTTTGGTGGTGTTAAATGTGTTAATTATCTTCCAACCGTCTCTTTACGAGGGACAgcggtgtaacaatacaacatcaGAACAGACTGAACAAATGATTTGAAAAGAGCTTATTAATAACTCATTAGATCGATACTAAAGCTGAAAGACATCTAAAAATAATACACACACCGGACGTGGTAGGGTATTCATACATCCCTTACAACAAATATGCACTAAGAACAgattgagagtactcgcagttactgaaagcaagttcaaagtcaataactgatgaaaaaaaaatatgtatctaaGATTAATCATCATCAGTACACATCCATCATCCAAAAGGTTTAGTATatagacgtcattaacagtcagaggaAAACATGAATTTTTGCAATGCTAAAATACAGGGATCGACAGATTGCAGCACAGTGATTAACATAAAATAATCAGATATTGTAATCAACAAAAAGTTAACATACTGTATTATGCTATACATATTTGTAACTTGATCTATAATTATATATCTGATTGTCTAACGCAAatcatgcatatacatgtattaaattaaatgcatttttttccttttgaataATAGTGCAAATTGTTACATATACATGCAACAATGCACTACTAAAAAGTCATTATCATGTTTACCATATGTTGTATGGATTTTATCATACGATGTGCATAGATCATATTCAACAATTATTATAATTGACAAGATTCAGTCGTCTTCAGGTAAATTATTATCATGTTTGACTTTCAATATATAACTTTTCTCATATTAATGATATTAACACAGAAATAGTGAAAAGAGGAAGCGACTAAGTATTTTCAAATTGGCGATCCTTGAAGTTAATAATGAGGGTGCAATCTACAATGAAACCTGTATAAGAACTATTTGCAAACTTTATCAGTATCAGGGTCATTTATCACATGATATACTAAGGCAGACGCAAATCCTGAAAAATCTGAGAGGTTAAGGGTTCACAACAGGATAACAAATCacatcaaatcaaatcaaataattattttattgtcatataaactttacagtaaGTTAACAACCATATAAATGCAAATGATGATATCAAATACTATATACTAAGTTTATTTGGGTCCGACATTTATAGGCTGCATTGCTCCTTCCAAGATTCTATTCAAACAGTTAACctggatgacagttgaacagagaataaaatatcataagtttGTGATGACATTTTTAAATGCATCATATCCTATTTTACTAACAAGTTTCGTTTCAAACATAAATTCATACCCCTTGAGAAATGttgttcaaggaaacctcatactccctaaaccTATAATAGAATTGTTCAAAAAGACTTTTATATATTCTGaaccattcttgtggaataatttccCAATACCGTTAAGGATTATTACGAATGtgaattctttcaaatacaaaataacagaatataaaaaactgattatgtcatcacgtttattttttattatcttagatgctcataaaaaataacaagattgttattggcaggaaatggccacagcatttattaacagatatgatatatgtactattatatgaaatgcattttgtgatatgatatatgtactattatatgaaatgcaatttgtgatatgatatatgtactattatatgaaatgcaatttgtgatacatgtagatctatgaactaaaattaactgataaaaatgcatatgtgtctttgaaaatgttatatgatgatcgCCGAATATGTTTGAGTTGGCAGACCATATATGAAAAGGGGAAGTTCAAGATAAGCTATTAGCCCTGGAAATCAGAGGCTAATGCTATCATACGATTACAATAAGTCTGTAAACTGCAAATATGTTATCTAAGCGCAGCGAAATCTGCCATAAATCAAGCGACTAACCCTGGATATCAGAAGTTATCGCTACCAACGCAAAGTTTACATGTTTgaatgtaataaatttctttccaAGTTATCCATTCAATTTCTATATGCATGTAAGTCCACTCCTCGTCCAGGATTCGTCTTTTTTCTTGAATGACCGTCTCGTCATTAAAACTTTTGTACATCTTTCCACATTGAGTGATGGTTTGATCGATGTAGACAATACAattctgaaataaacaaacaaaaccaaacaGCAGTATCTTCCGTAGGAATTGCATTCTACTAATTTAAGGGAGGGTGGGCGGGTTTTAGAAGATAAATCTATGGCTAAAAATGCGTCTGCTTTTCCTAAATGTCGACGTCAAAAGGAGGATTATGGGTAAATCAATCACTTGCAAAGATCGATAATCCAACAAGAAACCAAATACTATTACTTGACGAAGTAGTATAACGACGGACAGTGGTATGAGCACTACcgataactgatttaaaatttagattttaaatcctaTTATCTTAGATGctcataaaaaataacaagattgttattggcaggaaatggccacagcatttattaacagatatgatatatgtactattatatgaaatgcattttgtgatatgatatatgtactattatatgaaatgcaatttgtgatatgatatatgtactattatatgaaatgcaatttgtgatacatgtagatctatgaactaaaattaactgataaaaatgcatatgtgtctttgaaaatgttatatgatgatcgCCGAATATGTTTGAGGTGGCAGACCATATATGAAAAGGGGAAGTTCAAGATAAGCTATTAGCCCTGGAAATCAGAGGCTAATGCTATCATACGATTACAATAAGTCTGTAAACTGCAAATATGTTATCTAAGCGCAGCGAAATCTGCCAAATTGGCGGTGCTGCGACAATTTTAGCCTACAGTTAAAATTTTCACAGAACCGTCAACCGCCAATAAAATTGGGGGGGAGCTGCGCATAGCTGTGCCATTTCaagcaaaatttgattaaaataattttctgaTAAATGAATATATGCCATTATATggtataaattgtaaattaataagtaactatttgtattatttataaaacagCCCAATAACTCCGATGTTTCGTTTAACTGTTCACTAAGATCATATATAGGCATTTGTTACGGACAACGAGTCAACTATAAAAATTCAAAGCATGGAATAGTCGTCTGGAAAAGTAATGCTACCCGTCTTACTAGAAATTATTGTTTCTAGGGCTCCCTGTATtaagttcagaaaaaaatgttcttCTCTTTGTTAAATACACCCCATCTTCTGCTAGAGACTCGTGTTTAGCTTTTATGTAAGGATATCGAATGTAACATCCATGCTTTGTCATGTGGACAACAATGAAGCTGTTTAACCGACGCCTGCATTTGTCCATACATTACAATTCCCATTATTTGACGACCGTCATTGCAGTCTTGGCAATAGAACTTGAGACCAAATAAAGTTGTATCAGGCAAATCAATATATAACCTTGACATAAATTGAACAAGCTAATGATGAAAGTAAcctaatttgatattttatatatatcatttccCAATGTGCACTATAATATAGCTGGGAAGATCTTAAAATCTTCGCATTATTTTAATGCGATTCTTCACCTTAGCGATAGTTAATCCATCGGTAAAAACAAACCTACCATCAAATTTTCACTCCCGACCTTTTCAAAGCCAAATAAGCTACTCCCGGTCGTTGTGTTGCTACCAAAATCACATTCTTAATAATTGACGACCTATCCATCCAAACCCTTATAGGAGAATATACACACAATTAAATGGGAATTCGTATATGTAACGCAAAAATGCACCCGCTTTCAAACGACCTAAATATTTTTATCGGATAATCCATCAACGACACAAGCTATCTCCAtacatagatatagaaagatgtggtatgagtgccaatgagacaaatctccatccaagtcacaatttatagaagtaaaccattaaaggtccaTACCTATGTTGAATAAGTTCGACGAACAACGAGAATATTTAATACCTAAAGCATGTATAGATATTTTGAGTATTGCAGAAAATTGGTATTTAGTCAAACTAGCTAACCAACAAAAGACGAAATAGCGGTCCACCTACTACAAGTCTATCTGGCAATTAGCAAAGCAATAAAAGCCACTGGACATATACATTTGTCTAATTGCGCAGGACTGTGTATAGTTAACCCTCTACCAAACTGATCGGTCTTAGATGAAACCAAATGAATTTCTacatatttcttgtaaattttgacATCATTTTGTTTAAAGCATGATTTGTAGAACATGCATTGCTCATATTTTGAACTGTCAACTCCCCAACCATGCATAAAAAGACCACGTCAAGCCAAGGAAAAAACCGCCTGGAATAGCCTAGCTTTGTATGCAGAACTTCATATACCTGATCATATTGACAAAATACGATGCAATATCTCTCTTAAAAAGTCAGCCTAGTGTCCATCTGAAGCAACCTTGAACGCTCAAAACCATCGCTTACTATTAATTTTTAGTAAAGTCTTCATAATCATTTAGCTTATTGTAAATGCTTAAGCCTGATCAAGCCTGATCGATGTGTACGTATTGTTGAATGAGCAAATCCTAATTTAACATATATGCAGTAAGAGCAACAATGTCCCGCAAGGACGAAAGCTATACTTTGGCAATACCGAAATCTTTCCTGAAaccatttaacaaatttaaagccCGGGTAAACTTTTCTGTACTATCAACTACCGAATTGTTTATTTGAAAGTATATTCCAGTTTCGAAATGACCATATGAAAGTTCATATTAGGAATGTCTGGTATAATAAATGCTTCCGGTCCCAATGTACGGGAACGGATCACCCGAAAACGAGACAGAGAATCTGCACCTGCATTACTTGAGCCTGGAATATACAACGCTCGAATCTGAAAATATTTACTCAGTAGTAACAATACTAGAGGACGAATCAACATCCTTACtaactttgattttgatatttgcttgttaattatcaaatatagtgcttggttttatatatattcttaataaataaaaaaaaattgttgctaAATTGAGAggttcaaattaacatttaaCAAACATTTAATAAGATTAAAAGTATCCGATCCCAGCTCTGGATTGATTTTCACATGATAATACGAACTTCCGTGCTTAAGACATTAAATTTATTTGCGGTAGTTTTTAACCTTCATATGATAACCTTAAGCCAAAAGTAAACCCCTCAGCCGGAGCTAGGAATCTACACTTTTGTATAACCCCCAAGTTACATTCTTTTAATTCAGTTATGTTTAATGGAGTCCACCCTTTATCCAATAGATGATACATCAGTTTGGATTCGAAATCAATACAATCCAAattctatacaaaaataaacataagataaatatcacaaaaattctCAATTTGATATCTCTTTAAGATCAATTGTAATTGCATTTGCTAAAAATTCACTTCATATTTTGCCCAGTATACGAGTTCGTACTGATGGGATACTGCAACGAGTTTCTTACACGTGCCTTTTATCTCGGTCTAAACTGAGGTCTAGTTTGCTTTAATCTTACATTTTGCCTGCCTTCAGGAAACAGTCTTGTCTGGGGCACTGAATCATAAGTGGGTGCTGATCAAAGCATCTTAAACAAGAATGAGTAAAAGCACATCATTGATTCACGCATGAACCTTGGTAATTGAATACGTAACATTTTAAGCGCCCAATGCTTATTGCCATTAACAATACTAGATGGAGGATACATATTGAGCAGCCATAAGCAAGGTCAACGACAGCCTAAAAACCAGCTGGATCCTGTGACATTCTGAGACGAAATTGTTCATTGTACGACTTCCATCCTAGTGCTGACCGCTTACCGCCTAGCCGTATACTATGCATGTACTTGAGTAAATCTTGAAAAACAGTCGAGTGAGCAGTAGTACAAAATATACTAATATAGACTAAAAAACGCATCTGTCCAGTTACACAATGTACCTATTgtgtaaatttctttttttttttataccctgttctaaccagaaaacattgcaaaacataccctgttctaaacagaaatattgaaaaaaaaaatcacctgttCTAGACACGCTCGGAAAATGTATACCTTGTTCATGACGGAGACCTATATTTTCTAGACTAGTTCAGAAATATAAAACCTGTCACCAAACAGTTTAATAATGTAAGCAAAAACATACTTGTGTCAATATCCAATATCCAATCTGTCCTTTTTAAATCGATTGTTTAAAAATAACCCTGTTCTAATcagcaaaacatgaaaataaaggaCCCTGTTTTTGTGTCACAttcgtatatataaaattataggaagaacacccccccccccacttCCGGGGTATCAAAAGTTCCTGTGAAATAACGACTTTCTAATTACCCCTAGAAGAGGCCTGTGAATAAAGTAATGGTAAGGCTAGATCAACATATTctcttgaaatgttttaacttcaTATCGACATTTCTTGCAAGCTCATCATTATCCTTACTACACGGAGATGGGTTTTGAAAAAATTGGAAAATTACCTGATTATCATCAGCAGAACTAGAAGTAACGGTCGTGAATACCGGAGCCATAATCATAGACATAACCTCTGAACTGTGTAAAGTTGTTGCTACTGGACCCTCTATAGATCTGTTAACACCCGAATCTCCATCAAGTTTGAACGCAAAAAAGTTTTCTTAGCCGATGTTGACCACATTGTCGCCTCTTCCTACCAGATACCCTAAGCAttttaaactgaaaaagacatgctatgataaattatgtaaatatgtatatgaacatataagaattaaaacaatgcaaaagaaacaaacaacaaaaaaacgttaaaaaaaaaaaaaaaaaaaacccaacacatCTGCTGATTCTGCTGTGGCCGATCGTGTCTCCGAGcacgagaaaaaaaattgaatataagatTTGCTAATGGCCCATCCATcgtaaaacaacaatattttttattttgtattcaataATCCAGCCATCTTAACATTTTAACGTGCGTCTCTAATCAACCAAAATAatgctaaatttagatttagaagTTTGCTCTAAATTTAAACTAAATTCAAATTGTCAAAATTGCATATcggaaataaaatttagaaataattcgAAGTAGAAGTAATTTATTTTCTTCTCAGAATGACGACAAAACCTGACCATGCCGTCTGCTAAGAATCATAATTTTGCCATGACCCTTCGACAATTGTATCCATCGAGTCAAAATAAACGACAATTAAATCcttgataaatattgtttgaaacagtttgtaaaaaaataaggTTTTTAACAACTTATGTGTCAGATTGGTGTCGATTTTTTAGAAGATAAATCTATGGCTAAAAATGCGTCTGCTTTTCCTAAATGTCGACGTCAAAAGGAGGATTATGGGTAAATCAATCACTTGCAAAGATCGATAATCCAACAAGAAACCAAATACTATTACTTGACGAAGTAGTATAACGACGGACAGTGGTATGAGCACTACcgataactgatttaaaatttagattttaaatcctaTTAACGTTTTATCAAGCTGTTTTGAACGTTAGTATCTTACTTGACTTTTTGTACTAATGTTTGCAAtgtatatgagacaatatctgaaaaagtctaatttttgcaaataagaaaaaacaacatttttttttagacccAGTATTTTAATcgcacaaatcgaagaacacacattggggatctaggaactgttgtctgtaattcaaacaattgtttaataaggaaacaatggctattttaaaaatggtacaaaaaaaatccagttctttcctgttaccaaagtgaatcaattttaaaaagtttctaatgggaataaggaataagtttaagacactatttgtggtttactagtatatcctgcaatagtttatcaaatgccaattattgattttagcatttgcaatacaaaaggtttagaaatatacgtaaatatagtcagatatgtcggtaacatgaaagaatatTGAGTAACAGCACAccggtaacaggacagagttggtaacagaaaggatttttctgctttactttaatgtttaagaaaaatacatcattttaaattggtcacaattggaagataacagcaaacaatgtcatttatcctttgaaactgtatttgcaagatgaaaaatctgcctaggtaatgaaaaattctaaaataaatacctttctgttactatctactatactagaattgcacaatgttctctgctgttatcaaaagcaaaaaacctatttttttattcaatatactgtatattattttgaaatttatttaatatggtggtgataacttatattaaatgaaatggttggcatatagtagattaacttttcgattcttcagtaaaattgtcttgaacatccttcctgttactgatgatggttatgctgttactttttatcaggtaacatgacagaacgtaacagaaaggaattacgcgatagtttttgtcctttttatcacattaaatgtaagtgtatttcctgtgacatataa
Encoded here:
- the LOC143085063 gene encoding uncharacterized protein LOC143085063, producing the protein MTRLTVVIDDLTVLTLNETFQYLPDPTFNISTEIPKALQSGGVTFTIRGEGFNNVGAITVERVVKPCDVPDDTTTECETPPRLQTQHYYQTIEVHFDGVTIPVTIEYVANPTFEPFHDVYQYDKQSSIEIKGSKILTVARLEDYHIHIGLDGMCFITDISMYNITCLPPKSVPRTNNTDENTVHIIVNVIKIKVDIGDLQYKTETTTENSNTFVMVVGILAAGVVVTIIIGISAVLVLRRKKTKAANEFKMELIAKAEMIQQARRKGLSERIENLRGEDGDPYTEPDESVYDEIHSDEENANDGYDELGQRSPKYPYNQLQQKRDYNPSQDEINADDELQTNKQSDYLNICEGYEKQISRNDPLFINQLQQVLKAKNSDKS